One Ahaetulla prasina isolate Xishuangbanna chromosome 17, ASM2864084v1, whole genome shotgun sequence genomic window carries:
- the LOC131186801 gene encoding chorion class B protein B.L1-like translates to MVYCGPSCAVPTCYSAPIVGFGSAGSRGLGCGGLGYGGLGFGGLGSGGLGSGLGSGYGAGGLAESARNLGTLAGVNPRPINQVPSSEVTIQPPAVVVTIPGPILSASCEPVAVGGYNPCAPGGIRGIGAGYYGGRLGRLGRRGSIICDPCNLPC, encoded by the coding sequence ATGGTTTACTGTGGACCTTCTTGTGCTGTGCCCACTTGTTACTCCGCCCCAATTGTTGGCTTCGGATCAGCTGGTTCCAGAGGTCTTGGGTGTGGAGGTCTCGGCTATGGGGGTCTCGGTTTTGGAGGTCTTGGCTCTGGAGGTCTTGGCTCTGGTTTAGGTTCTGGCTACGGAGCTGGCGGCTTAGCCGAATCTGCAAGAAACCTGGGCACCCTGGCCGGAGTCAACCCACGACCCATCAACCAGGTCCCATCATCCGAGGTGACCATCCAGCCACCTGCAGTTGTGGTCACCATCCCTGGTCCCATCCTCTCCGCCAGCTGTGAGCCTGTCGCCGTTGGAGGCTACAACCCATGTGCCCCCGGAGGTATCAGAGGCATCGGTGCCGGTTATTACGGAGGCCGCCTGGGACGACTCGGTCGCCGTGGCAGCATCATCTGTGATCCTTGCAACCTCCCCTGTTAA
- the LOC131186860 gene encoding chorion class B protein B.L1-like: MAYCGPSCAVPTCYSAPIVGFGSAGSRGLGCGSLGYGGLGFGGLGSGGLGSGLGSGYGAGGLAESARNLGTLAGVNPQPINQVPASEVLIQPPAVVVTIPGPILSASCEPVAVGGYNPCALGGIRGLGAGYYGGRLGRLGRRGSICSLGRRGSICNLPC; the protein is encoded by the coding sequence ATGGCTTACTGTGGACCCTCTTGTGCTGTGCCCACTTGTTACTCCGCCCCAATTGTTGGCTTCGGATCAGCTGGTTCCAGAGGTCTTGGGTGTGGAAGTCTCGGCTATGGGGGTCTCGGTTTTGGAGGTCTTGGCTCTGGAGGTCTTGGCTCTGGTTTAGGTTCTGGCTACGGAGCTGGCGGCTTGGCCGAATCTGCAAGAAACCTGGGCACCCTGGCCGGAGTCAACCCACAACCCATCAACCAGGTCCCAGCATCCGAGGTGCTCATCCAGCCACCTGCAGTTGTGGTCACCATCCCTGGTCCCATCCTCTCCGCCAGCTGTGAGCCTGTCGCCGTTGGAGGCTACAACCCATGTGCCCTCGGAGGTATCAGAGGCTTGGGTGCCGGTTATTACGGAGGCCGCCTGGGACGACTCGGTCGCCGTGGCAGCATCTGCTCTCTTGGTCGCCGAGGTAGCATCTGCAACCTCCCCTGTTAA